The DNA region TTCCCCCGGTGCTACTGTATGCAGGCAGCAGCAACATGAAAGTGGTCTCCACCTCTGCAGGAGATGcagctgtttctgtttctgcGGAGCCCCCAGTGGTTTCAGTCAGTCGGGGCGGACAAATGTATGAGCTCAGGAGGGTTCTCACAGACTCGGCGGCGCCAGGtcttcacacactcacaggatATGTAAAGACTTCAATAACGAGCCATTAACCCCTAATCATCGGGATCGATCAGGCGTTAACAAGGGCCTCTACATATGCAAATGAGAAAAAAACCAAAGGCCAGGGCGCTATAAAAGCCGACCCTGGCCAGAGGCTGctaccacacactccctctGACATCTGCTGGATTTACAGGTCACCTAGCAGCACTGCGAACATGGTGAAATACTTTTCTGTGGACTGGCTGGCCCAGAGCCATCAGCACACCGCGCTGACCAAAGACGAACAAGGAGCTGGCGTGGATACTGCGCCGACCTGCAGACCTCACATTCCCTGCATGGTGCAGCCGCGCCCGCCGGCTTTTGGCAAAGGTTACCTGCAGCCCAAACCCAAAGCATCCAAGCCCGACGAACACATGGAGCcagcggagagagagagcgggcaGGACTCCAGCCTCATGTGCTCCCCTTTCCATCCGACACGCTGCGCCTCGCCAAGTAAGTAGTACagcagtagaagtagaagtagtagtagGCGGCATGCAAACAAGTCCTCTAACTTTAAACCGACAATTCAGTCTTTACGCACAAGCAGCGTTTGTAACCAGAGTTTTCCCTGCACTTTCAGTTTCAGAAATCAGCGGCTATTCCTCCGGGTACGAGAGCGAGGCGGCTTCCTCTGAGGGGAGCGACGTGGAGAAGGACGGAGCGCAGCGGCGTGTGCGCACCAAGTTTACCCCCGAGCAGATCGGCAAGCTGGAAAAGATCTTCACCAAGCACAAATACCTGGATGCTGGAGAGAGAGTGAAGGCAGCGCAGAAACTGACGCTCACAGAAACTCAGGTAAGAAGAGACTCTGAGaatgcaaaacaaaatcaaaatctGTTCCAAATGGTGAATAAAGATCCCATTTGATCTCAGTTGAACAACAACAGTGACGGATTCCCTGTGTCTGCATTGCTCTGGCTGGATACTAACTTTGTTTCGTGCTTTCTTTCAGGTGAGGACCTGGTTCCAGAACAGGAGGATGAAGTTGAAACGGGAGGTGCAGGACTACCTTGCTCCCCCCATCCAACCGCTGATGTTCCAGCATCTGCCCCCGGTGCAGTATCACCGCGTGGCCGGACAGCGACTCCACTACCCCGCCACCGGCAGGGCCTTTTACCCGCTGCAAGTAGTCCCGCAGCTGgtgatgcagcagcagcaacagatgCCCCCTCACCACCATCCTCATGTCATGATCCGCAGCCCACACTTCTACTGAAGAACTGTCAACCAGAGACTTTTCCCACTGAAACACTTAAGAGTCCAAACAAGTGCAATCCAGAGTGCTTTTATTTGATGTGTgattttgtattatattttatatagaaAGTTGTATTTAATTCAGAAAGAAATGTCTATTTATAATTGAATAAAGTTTATCTTCTATACTGCAGCACTGGGCTCTGCCttttctttgctttgctttgccttgcatcagtggtgtagtctacgtgatacgcaggtatacccagtacactaagaaagctccaggatttccatatacccacctaaaaatgtgcaatggcacataacaacatactttccattatatttttgatatattttgaattgccatctgtgttttccttcgcATAGGCtgaataaagatatttccattgtaaattggtgcattaaagtgtatcAAAAGGCAGAAAATCAAAATATATCCTTGGGGGAGCAGAGCTTTGATATGTCCATTCcagtccatatatatatatgtggaaCAGAATACCCGctaaaatacattagactacaccactgccttGCATCCATAACATCAAAGCTATTAGATTGCAGACTACAACAACACTGGGTATCTTAAAGATACAGCTGATGGTATTATCTGTATTGCAAGATCAGTTCAACATGAATAGATCATCCTGTCTTTCATCCGAAGGCGGGAGGAGGTCTTGAGGAAAGGACTGATAAAGTTGGGAGTCATCCATTAAGGTTAAAGGCTCTTATCACAACTCATTGTATGGATCTCCTGGTTTATTCTCTCCTAATATGAGACCAAAGCCCAGTAAAACCAATCCATGTACACAAATCATAATAGATGAAATCACTGAGGAGTTTGCATTGTGTAACGAAAAAAAAGGTAACGAAATgcatcaaacaaacatcaaattCTTAATCAGTGTCTTATACAGACAGGAGGTTTTGTTAAAACATTGGTGGGGACACATTATAACCAGCAATCCAGCACTTCATTTTCCGGCATTGTGGTTCATTTTGATGCAActatttgtgccttttctttcatctatttatgctatgcatatttatgtttttggggcttttttcccccatttAGTTCAGactgacagtggatagacaggaaaggtgggagagagataggggatgacacgcagcaaagggccgcaggtcggactcgaacccgggcTGCTGCACaggcctcagcctacatgggggcGCACACTCTTACTGGTTGAGGTAGAGATCGCCCCAGAATGTCTTTATTTAcgtaaaggaaattattattagaAATGATTGTCCTGTATTGTTCACTTCATTGTTGTAGGCCTATTGAACGGTTCTTTTTTTGCCTCTTTTGGGGTagtctttcatattttttgaggCGGACAAATCTACCTCTTGTAAATATCCCATGTGGACTCTACACCTACGGATGGGTGCCATATGCTCTGCCTTCACATGCATTGTTTGTCCCCATCTCTGCACTTCAAACGCCAACTAACAGGGAAATCATGGTCAACAATTAGTCCTAATTAAGCCTCTCATTGATGAGTTTACACTTACAGCAGGATCCCTCCGCCCCGGCTCCAGAGAGTCTGGGCTTTTGTGTGGCTCAAGAATCTGATCTCTGGTTTGAAGTCTGAATGAGGCCTGCAGTTAAAACCTGATTGTGTTATGAGATTTGGAGATATAGAGACACTTTAAGATAGTTAAAAGGTCATACACAGCATGTGAAAGCTGTGGGTCTTTTACATAATTTAACTCGGAGCATTTCGTTACAACATTTACAgtcaaaataaatcacaaaaaggGTAAGAAAAAGTTTAAACAAATTTGAACTGGTTTGTTTAATCACCATTGTGCGTTGGCTCATTGTGACGACCCTGCTAGAAGTCAGCAGTGTCTGTTTGGTCAACTcgattgtgtgattgtgtgacgGGTTAGTTCACAATTCTTTCTGGTGGCACCtgggccctaataataataatgcattttaattaaaggcgcctttctcggcactcaagAACACCGTACAGGGATACAAAAGACAATTAAAGCAGCAAAAAATAACGAATACAACAGCAATAAAGcaacagaaagaggcagagccATTGACATCAAGTGGAATAGGCAGTAGCTATGCtactcattctctctctctctttctgacagGCACCCTCCCTGGTGATGTGGCATCTTTAGTTTGtccttgattgattgattaattgattgattgaaatgtattttgaatgtcGTACAGAAAATaacaatattacacaaaatagaAAGCAAAGAGACACATTAATAACAAACTAACTTTTTTACATGTCCCAAAAGTAGTGGGAAGAAATATAGAGTACCCTTATTTAATCCCCCCTTCTCCATAACTCATTGGTAGTTATTTAACAAGCTTCCTCTGTCATATATTTAGTTTAAACTCATCCCTGGATGTCTTTTGCTTGTTCTGTACACTCTacaacagtgtttctcaaatgggggtacgtgtacccctaggggtactttggaggactgcagggggtacgtgagatatttaacaaaatgtttaatagttacaaaaacattattatgtagaattattttttttttcctaccaaaaatgtaacatttatgttgccttctttggacctaatcttgccttccttcctataTTGTCCTTATACTTTTTACaagcttttttcttcttatgtcactttttttgaagtttttcatattattttgacctattcttgccttactttcttccttctttctaccatctttttccaagtttttgtcttttttacagtttttgtctctttttctcattagcatttaaatgtttgttttttttaattacaaggctgttgtttagtaaatctatcgctgacatcgctgtactggtcctgtttatatacagtttttttctaccgaaaatgattagcgctggtcagggggtacttagcttaaagaaacaattcaaaaggggtacattattgaaaaaaagtttgagaaccactgctctacaaCATGCACTGATCTTGACTTCCCCACGTTATGTGTTCCTTTTCAAATGAATCCCTTTTGTTAAATAGATTTCTCGGTTTACCTGATGTAAACTTGCATCTCCATGTGTCATGGTCAGGTTATGACAGTGATGCAGGTTGCATACGTGTTATGTGTGGGGTTTGAAAGTTGCCCAGAGGCTCCTCAGCATTATGTCTCTCTTTCAAATGGATCAACACAGATCAAACAGGACTTTCTCACTTTCTGACTGTGGACACACCCCGCCACTCACCCAGCCGCTCACCCTGTCCCACCACAACAAAGGCTTCATCACCAGCAGCTTGCTTGATGCTCAGACAGCTGGGGGCTTCTCTCtgcaactgcaaaaaaaaaaaagacattttaattggaaATGGTTTGACATTTGGGACATTTCGGCGTCTTAAAGCACCAACATGTGGCTGAATTATTTGATACATTGTTTAGACAGCCAGGATTGGAGACATTTTAATAGGAAatgggttgttgttgtttttttaaatgtggggACTCATGGcctcttaaaacacacacacacatggttgaTTGTTTGATACTGTTTTGACAGCCAgggttaagacattttaattggaaATATTTTCAATTTGGGGACTTTTGGCTTCTTAAAACAGCAACACATGGCTGAATTATTTGATACTGCTTTGACACCCACTGAGACATTTTaattggatttttctttttcttttttaatttgggGACGTTAGGCATCATAAAACATCAACAAATGCCTAACATTATTTGATAGACTGTTTTGACAGCCAGAATTGAGACATTCTAATtggagatgtttttttcttttttaaatctgggAGATTTTGGCGTCCTAAAACACCCACATATGGCTAAAATGATTTGAGATACACTGTGACATTGTATGCAATCAGGGAATATATTTGACCAGTGGCACAGTAGGACGGAAAGCCAACTAGAAACCGCTTTGTATAAGATTTTAGTAAACAGCCGTGTATTGATAGGGGATATCACCCTGAATCACTTTATGCTGATGCCAGGTAACTGATACTCAGACTTACTGGCGCCAGCGCATCTCAGACAGCCACGGAGGTGAGAAAAACCACAACCCAGCCTCTATTAACCTCAATTACAACGACCATCAGGTTTCTATCGTTCCGCTGAGAGCCCTTAGCATATGCAAATAAAGACGTGTGGCCCTCCTATATAGAAGAGTCTCCCAAAAATAGGAAGCAGCAACACACACGCCTTGAGACCACTGCTTGATACGACATGGCAAACTTCTCTGTGGAATGGCTTTCCAAAAGTTATTACGAGGCCGATGCACTTCATTCAAAAGTCCAGAGCGAAATGGAGGGGTTTGCAAAAGGATCAAGAAGCCAATACTCCTCGACGTCGCCAAACAGTAAGTTCACAGATCAACTTGGTCTCCAGAGTGGAGAGCGACGGCTGTTGATGATTTTGGGCTGGAGTAATTCAAACTAAATGGTGTTCTTCCTTCCAGACAGCTGCGGTTACACGTCGGGGTCTGAGAGCGAGGTGGGGGACGACAGCGAGGGGGAAGCCGGCACCCAGCAGCGGAGGATGAGGACCAAGTTCACCTCGGAGCAAATCAGCAAACTGGAGAAGGCCTTCAGCAAGCACAGATACCTGGGAGCgatgcagaggaggaggactGCCGAGAAGCTGAAGCTCTCCGAAACTCAGGTGGGTCTGAGGCAGCGTTAcagaccagtggtggaagaagtattcacatcttgcacttaagtaaaagtagcctactaataccacactctAAAAACAAGTGTaagtcaggaaaatgtacttaaagtattacaagtaaaagtactcaatgcagaaaaatcctcacattttagagactggaaacgatccaaacagttctgtgtttaaCGGTCTAATCATTTAAGCcggacttgtaggcctgtatgttgttgggtagtttgatttataataaaacatcatattttatactaatacatgtgttttgtgtgcaaacatcttcatttgtaaagtaactagtaactgactAAAGGTTTTAGAtgtatgtagtggagtaaaaagtaaaatttctctctgaaatgtagcggagtagaagtagaaagtggcatgaaaagaaataaatgtacttaattacatTCCACCACCGGTTACAGAGCGTTGGAGGCCAAAGGTGTCAAAGGAAAATCCCTGCAAAATAAGATTAGTGTGGGTTCAATAATGTGGATAATGTGGGTTTATGTCTAGGAGAATTTAGAAAGTAGCCTAATATAAAACGGTTACCCAaacctttaaagaaaaaaaggaccAGATCGTCAATAAGCCAACTGCCGAGACACTTAAGTGTAACAAATTATTGGTTTATTTAAAGCAGACATGATGGTAAATCAACTAAAAGTAAAATCTGAAAAAAGTCAGGGTCTTTACAGACACATGCAAATACATCCAAAAAGAGGCTAGAGTGTGTAATAGTGTAGTACTAATAGttgaccagtggttcccaaagggGAGAGTCCTTGAGGGGGGTTCCAAGGGGTCCTCAGCAAAAAGGGGAACCGTTTTTTTcactaataataaataataattaaaaaattagTAATCTTATCAATTGGGGCTCCATGTGTGCCAGTTTAAGAATCTTTcgtgaaaaagtttgggaaccactggtgtaGATGTAGCCCAAAGCAACTTTAAAGTGCAGTATAACGGGGCTCCTCGTGAGTAAGGGTGGTCATTATAATTCATAACTGAGCTTAAGGATTGATAAGATTTCTGATCGGATTTTCATTTATGAGGGCGTTTCCTCTGCTCGGTTCAGCTCGGTTCCTGTTTTAAACAAATTCATTTTTGTCGATTTTGGGGTGGGAAggttgtgtgaatgtgtgtgtgtgtgtgtgtgtgtgtgtgtgtgtgtgtgtgtgtggggggggggtgtattgtgttatgtggataaatctgtgtgtgtgtgtgtgggggggtgttatataaagcactttgtgctacatttacatgtctgaaaagtgctataaataaataaataaataaataaagtctgatTATAGTGCATATGTTAACAGCTGCCTTGTATTCCCCATCAGGTGAAAACGTGGTTCCAAAACAGGAGGATGAAGCTGAAACGGGAGTTCCAGGACCTGCGTCCTGATTTCCTGTCTGTCCCGGCCGCTCTGCTGTTTCAGCACCCCGGCCTGAGTGGACAGCACCCCGGCCTGAGTGGACAGCTCCCCGGCCTTAGTGGACAGTTCTCCGCCGGCAGCGGCTTCTTCCCGCAGGTGCAGCTGTCGCGGCGGCCGCTCCACACTACAGCCCTGCACCAGCACCAGCACCACCAGCACCAGCACCTCCAGCACCAGCACCAGCACCAGCACCACCAGCCCCGTCCCCACCCAGCCATCATGCCTCCACACTTCTACTGAACTCTGTCTGCACCCCAGACTAAATAATAGTGTCTAGAATCTAGATATTTCCCCCATTCCTTTATCTAAAAGAGAGGTTTAAAAGTTGTGGATATAATCGTTTTCGACATACCTGAAGCACTACAGTATATATTGACGTAACTTGTATGTATGGTTGAAATGATGTAAATGTATTTGCTGAAAATATTATATGATCTATGTCACAAATAAAATAGGTTTAAAGAATACACAAACTGCCTCTTCGCTTCGTTATCTCTCAGTTCAAATTGCTTAAATGCTGACAACATTTTCTCCAGTTGTTACAGAATGATATCACAAATTCATATTCAGACAAGAACACTATAAGGAAACACTGTTTTTATTCGTCACATACAATCGTACAATACAATCTAGTCAAATGTAATCTCCGCATTTAGCCCGTCCTAAGCGCGAGGAGCGTCGGACAGACACGCAGCAGCGTCCGGgaagcaacttggggttcaatattcagaatcagaatccgcgttattggccaggtttgcgtaaaCGAACAAGGATTTTTACTCCGGTTAATCTTttctctcaaagtacaacactcacttaacatataaagaataaaaacagaaaggacattaagaaatatatatataaatgctgttaagtatacagtataacaatacaacaGAATTTACAAATTGACaagaaatatacaataacaattgaagaaagggaaggaatagtgcaaGACACTTTGAAACCCCTAACCCTTAGCCACAGCCACCCTACAATCACAATTTACCAAATTAGATTTTGAGTTATGACGTGAAAATGTAGTCTATAGGCCTATACTTTTTAAATTATCTCTGAAAAACGGGGGAATGTGATTTGATCCTTCTGTAACGTGAAAGTTAGATGTGTGGATGGAGCTTGATGGAGACAGATAACGTCATCAgcttcacaacaacaacaacaacaacaacaacagcacttCCTTGTTTCTCACTCACATGAAGCTGAACTAACCAATCAGATAATAGCAGAACTTACAATGAGGTAAACGTGAGGAAAACTGCTGATGCAAATACTGATGTAAATAGTTCACTGTATAAACATTGTAAATATAATATTTAGTAAATTAACTCAGATATGTGAATTGACATATCAACATTTCACTTCCAAAGTAAGTCACTGACGGGgaaaaagtgaaagag from Perca flavescens isolate YP-PL-M2 chromosome 17, PFLA_1.0, whole genome shotgun sequence includes:
- the LOC114572480 gene encoding homeobox protein vent1-like yields the protein MVKYFSVDWLAQSHQHTALTKDEQGAGVDTAPTCRPHIPCMVQPRPPAFGKGYLQPKPKASKPDEHMEPAERESGQDSSLMCSPFHPTRCASPISEISGYSSGYESEAASSEGSDVEKDGAQRRVRTKFTPEQIGKLEKIFTKHKYLDAGERVKAAQKLTLTETQVRTWFQNRRMKLKREVQDYLAPPIQPLMFQHLPPVQYHRVAGQRLHYPATGRAFYPLQVVPQLVMQQQQQMPPHHHPHVMIRSPHFY